The segment GAAGAAAGGTATACTAATCAAACAgggaaataatataaaaaattgaacaaatgtTGACTAGATCAAATCCACACTCCAAAATTACACTTGTAGATCAAATCCATGTATATGTAGCCACACCCATAGATATTAAGGTAATACTTGTGGCTTTGAGGTCAAACCCACATATTAGaagaaaaaattataaagaaaCTACACTAATTTTGTAATATCTTtatcatatatttttaaaataaaaaataaatgtaaaatGGGAAATCAATACATATCACCTCCAAATGCTCAAGAAACTCGATCTAACTTCAAACCAAATCAAATTGTATTGGGGCTATGTCATCTTGTTGTAAATGAGAAAGGTAACATCTCCCTCAAAGTGAACGTAAATGAGATGTTACAATCCACCTTTTACCTTACTATAACACTTTGCAATTAACATATGGAAACATATGGTAGGATGGTGGAATATTATTAATGCCAATACAaattattgacatgttttttatttattttgtggtGACTTGTTGCTAGCAAGAAATCTATTACTAATAGTATAGAAGTGAAGATCTTACAACAAACCACCACAAGAAGATTATAGAGCTCCCGATTGAAAAGGCACCTCTTAGAGAAGTAGTAGATTGTGAGAGCCATGTCCCATTAGGGAAATATATGTATAAGGTAAAACAAGATATAAAAGAGTAGTAGAAGAGATAGAAGAGACATAATGTATACAAATGTAAAAGGACAATATAATAGAAAGGATAAATTATGCAAAATTATATATATGATAAATAGATGTTGGTATCTATATGAATAACTGAATTTGGCTATAGGTGTTCTATGATATGAagcttatttaattttttatatgtcATTCAACTAACTTGTTTGTTCTGCATTCTATATTAACCTCATATCACTCTTTTACTATTGAGTATGGAGTATAAATAAAACACATAGAGAATACTTCAGGGCACAAAACACCAATTTGTGACTCCCTACTTTTCTTGCTAATATTGGTTGACTCGCAATTGAATTTTATTATAATGTTTATGGATCATTGTGATGTCGAACTATTATTATTTGGAATGGACATAATTGATATGTTGATGTTATGGCTATTATGGATATGTATGTATCTTATGTTTAGTTTGAGATATTTTACTTTATACATGTgtttctatatatatacatgtattcaAGTACCTAAATGATATAACATAGATAATCAATGTACACACATTTGTCTTGGGTAATCAATGAACCATATATATTGATGGAATCCTTAGAAAATGAATCAATCTAAGGGTCCAAAAGGAATCCCATTATTAGAATCTAAATCATAGATGTCAATAAACTAAGCAATCTCTAAAACAAATAAATATGTGAGGTAATCATAAGCGCAGTCTCCTTAGACTTTCGTTCTCAACCTTCAACTCGGACAATTCACCATcggctctaataccaatctgatgggttggaTGGGCATTCATCAACACCACATATAGAAACACAAACACAAAATATACTCATCAAATAGTACTACTTCTATTCATCCATCAATTGCAAGTACATACAACTGCTTTCGAATGCTACGACATTCATTCCATCATTTGATTACATGATTGCTCAATACAAAACCATTACATGATGCCTCTACATATAGGGGTCTTTGGACAATTCTAGAAACTTTCTGGAAACATTCTAGGCCTTTCTAGATATTAGACCGACATACCAAATCCTAATATTTTCCTTCATTTATCTTATCTTTATTCTTTCTAGAATATTCTTACCAATATTTAATTGGAGGAGATATTACATATTCTAACATTTAGCCTACAACAGTGAATCCACCATCGACAACAAGATTAAGACCACTCACATACTTTGCTTCATCACTGGCCAAATACATTGCAGCCTGTGCAATATCGTCCTCTTTAAGAGTAACCCCCTTTAAGTTCCCAACACTATTAGCCCACTCTTCCACCATGGCCCTGCCCTCCCCCTCCACTGAACAAGTATTCTCTTCCATAAGCTTGACTGCCATATGAGTTGCAACGATAGAAGGTGACACACAATTCACTCTGATTCCAAACTTGCCCAGCTCAGCAGCGCCGCTTTTGGACAAGCCAACAATAGCATGTTTAGAGGCAGTGTAAGCATAAGACATACCGCCGCCCAAAACCGCTGAAACGCTGGCTGTGGAAATTATGCAGCCCTTTTTAGCTGGGATCATCACGCGGGCCGCATGCTTCATCCCATGCAATACTCCCTTTGCATTTACGTTCATAACATTCTCGAATTGTTTCGCATCGTACTCTGCAACGCTCCCTTTCTGCACATCTGCTGTCCCGGCATTGTTGAACATGATGTCCACCCGCCCGTGTTTTTGCATCGCCGAATCTACGGCAGCACTAACGTCCGACTCTTTGCTCACATCGCAGTGGATGAAGGTCGCCGATGGAGATAGAGATTCTGCTAGTTTTTCCCCTGCTTCGTCTGAAATGTCGGCGATTATGACTTTGGCACCGTGTTTTGTGAAGAGCCGGACACTCGCTTCTCCAATGCCTGACGCTCCGCCTGTGATTATTGCCACCTTGCCTTCCAATCTGCATTTCATCACCAATTTGATCAATGAATGATACAATTGAATCACTTAAAACTTCGATTACAGCCCTAAAAATTTTATTGGAAAATACAATGCAAATTACCTTCTCTGTGTACAAGCCATGGCTGTAAAAATTGCAAATAAAAGTTTAGCGTGAGATAATGCCGAAGCAGACCATAGGCAGTGTTATATAAAACACCCATGTTCGTTGAAAGACTAATACCTAAGTTTGAACAATGAACCTCATTTAGTCAATACACGTTTCGAGAATcgagaatggagaatggagaatgcttAAACAGGTGTTCTATAAAATTACGCAGCATAGAGTGATTAAACAGGTGTTTTATAAAATTACGCATCATAGAGTGATTAAACAGGTGTTTTAATAAGTTATGTATCACGAGATGTGGACTTTGACCGGCAAAAGTATTTATGGAATGGTCTAGAAAGTTCTGGAAGAAGTCGGTAGCAATCTTGTACTCTCCATGGAAGAGGAAAGAGAACCATCATCCACCACCACCTATAAAGAAAGTGACATGTAAAAATTGTGTAGAAAGTGACATGCAAAAATTTAGGCACACAATGGAGATAAATTATGACATTGAGTCGCTTTTACTCTTATAATATATTTTTCATAAAGCAAGTGATTTATTGCTTGTATGGCCCTTTTTGTCAGATGGCTTTACACTTCTATGTGATTACGATGGTTTCCTTGGATCTTATAGTTTGGAAGGTCATTTTCCTAGGATGATCAATCCTTCATGTTGGATGCTTCTCACCCAATGATCTCCAACAAGTGGAAGTCCTCTTGTTGGAAATAGATCCCTTGGAAGTAATGATCTTGCTTGGAAATATGGCAAGATTGGACTGGTGGAGAGGCCCAAGGCACAAGTAGCCATACGAGAAGCCATTGCACATAATTTGCCAAGAGAATATAATGTGGATACAAAAGGCGTTGGGGGCTCTAGTTGCGGTCCATATTTATGCAGTTCATCCTCTTCATCCAGCTCAAGTAGAGCTCAGTCGAAAGGCGTTTTGGTAAATGTACTAGGAGCACAACCACCATTGCGAGCTTGAGGGTGGAACAAGGAGGTGCATATAAAAGAAAATGAGGCATATGCAAAATTTTGGTATTGCTACAACTTTCCATTCAATGTGACAAGGAGTCCATATTGGGAGCAAttgatgacaacaatgacaactgtAGGGAAAGGGTTCAAGGCATCCTCTTCAAGAGATTTAAGTGGCAAGTTGCTCCAAGATGCCATTGGAAAtgtaaataaaattgcaaaaagatcaaaagaaGCAATGGCAAAAGTTTGGATGCAAAAATCTTTCATATTGGTCGATAGATGGAAAGAACcacatccttctcaattttttagTGGCTTTAAATGGTGAGTTAATATTTTTGAAGTCAATCGATGCCTCCAACGTAATAAATAATGCAGAAAAATTGAGCTTCGTGTGGGAGGAGGTTGTTTTAGAGTTGGGTGtacaaaatgttgtccaagttgtTACTAAAAATGCATTAGCGTATGTGGCGGCTAGAAGATTGCTTCAAGAGAGGCATCCAACACTTTTTAGACTCCTTGTGTAGGTCATAGCCTTGACCTATTTTTGAAGGACATAGGCAAAATTGATTGGGTGAGACCAATTCTAGAAGAAGCGAGatgtattaaataatatatttataatcattTGTGGGTTTTTAACTTGGTAAAAGATCAGACCAAGGGGAAAGAGCTTGTGTGATCGGATGCTCCAAGGTCTGCAACCAATTTTCTAATGGTGCAAATTATTTCCAGTTTATTCACTCCTTTGAAGCATATGTTTGTGAGTCAAGTATGGCTTGAATCAACTTATTCAAAGACCATTGATGGAGAAAGGACCCCAAAAAtagtttttgatgatgtttttgcaAATGGGGCTATAGAGATTATCAAGGTATCTTCAAATTTAATCCCTTTTTTAACTTTAGAAGTGTTTAATTTCATTGTAAGTTGTAGCTTAAATTTGCGTGTACTTTGTAGGTAATAGAGCCATTGGTGAGGGTTTTGTACTTGGTGGATAGGGAGAAAAAATCAATGGAATATGTATATGGGGTTGTGCGTAGGGCCAAAGACGCCATTCAAAACTATTATAGGGAGGATGCAAATAGATTTGCCtctatttgggagatcattgatcaGAGGTGGAACAATCAAATCCACAACAACAATAATGCCTCAATGATCTAGTTTTTGTACAGTGCAACCTTTAACTTCACACAAGAAAATTGGAGGACCAATCAGAGCAATTTATTGATTTGGATGAGATTGATCCCTCCAATGATTGGATTGTGTAGGATGATGAGTCCTCATTGTTTACAGAGGATGAGATTGTTGATTTTGAGAGGCAAGCTATGAAGGATGTGGCTAAGGAGGAGTCATTACCATCTTCTAGGCTAGGTAGAGAGCCACAGGCATAATCGAGTGTGAGGACCATACCCTATAACCCCCCAATTTTTTACTAGAACGGAGAAGAGGAAATTGTAAAACCTtgtgatttatgatgatgattttccAAGACAATAATCATAAATTCATAGTAGTTATCAATTAGTATCTAACTATTGTATCCACTATTTGGCTTCACATGATGATGTGATTTTATGATCCATATACATTCAAGAATAAAATCTAATAGAAAACTTCATCATAGTTTTTTTAGtctcatttgatacattttgtaattgaattttgcaaaagaaGTGTATTTGATCTTAAGACTTTTATTCAAAGTTGTTGAGTTCAAAATTTGGGTGGGAAGTCTCAGACGAGGGTGATGTAGATAATAGAATGCCCCATGGAGAGTGTCTACTATGGTTAAATCAAAATGGAGGAAGATTAAGTATGTTAGGAAGGTTTCAAAGCAAGAGGAAATCCGTGTTTGAACTAACATCATAAAGGTGCATAATGAGGAAACTCAAGGTAACCTTTATGTGTcactaaatgataataaaattataaatcttGAACATTATATTTCACTATTAGTAGGAGGCACTTTCAAAATATCAAGAATAAAGataagataaatgaagaatattCTAGAAAGAATAAAGATAAGATAAATGGAGAAAAATTGTGTCATATAATATATAGGCCATAGAAGTTGCATATGTATCTTCTACCACTACCATATCATACAAATTACACATATGAGCCATTTTATTATTAGCCATGTTCACCAAATTAATCTTTGATTGGGATTCCTATGACATTTGATTCTTTATGATGTTAGTTCAAACACGGATTTCCTCCTGCTTTGAAACCTTCCTAACATAATTCATCTTCCTCCAATTTGATTTAACTATATTAGACACTCTTCATGGggaattatgtcatctacatcaCCCTCATCTGAGACTTCCAGCCCAAATTTTGAACTCGACAACTttaaaaaaagtcttaaaaaaataCACttcttttgcaaaattcaattacaaaatgtatcaaatgagaCTTCAAAAAAACCATGATGAATTTTTCTATTAGATTTGATTCTTTAATACATATGGATCATAAAACCACATCATCATGTAAAACCAAATAGTGGATACAATAGTTAGCTACTAATTGATAAGTACtatgaatttatgatgattgtcttggaaaatcatcatcataaatcacaAGATTTTATAATTTCCTCTTCACCGTTCTAGTTAAAAATTGGGGGCTTAGAGAGTATGGGTTCACACTCGATTGTGACTCCTTGCCTGGCCTAGAAGATTGTGCCTATGGCTCCACCCTGTTGTTAGATGGTAATGACTCCTCCTTAGCCACATCCTTCATAGCTTGCCTTTCAAAATCAACAATCTCGTCCTCTGTAAACAATGAGGACCCATCATCTTGCATAGTGCAATAATTGGAGGGATCAATCTCATCCAGATCAATAAATTGCTCTGATTGGTCCTCCAATTTTCTTGTGTGAAGTCGAAGGTTGTATTGCACAAAAACTAGATCATTGAGGCCTTGTTATTGTTGTGGAGTTGGTTGTTCCACCTCtaatcaatgatctcccaaatagaGGCAAATCTATTTGTATCCTCCCTATAATAGTTTtgaatggcctctttggccctatgcacaacctcatatgcattttccattgattttTTCTCCCTATCCACCAAGCACACAACCCTGACTAGTGGCTCTATTACCTACAAAGTACACACAAATTTAAGTTACAATGAAACTAAACACttataaagttaaaaaaaatgatttaactTAAATTTAACTTAAATTTGAAGATACATTGACAATCTCCATAGATTTATTtgcaaaaacatcatcaaaaactaTTTTTGCGGTCCTTTCTCTATTAAGGGTCTTTGAATAAGTTGATTCAAGCCATGCTTGACTCGCAAACATATTCTTCAAAGGAGTGAATAAAGTAGAAATACTTTGCACCATTAGAAAATTAGTTGCAAACCTTGGAGCACTTGATCACACAGGCTCTTTGTCGAATCTTTTACCAAGTCAAAAACCCATAaatgattataaatatattattttatatctctttcttcttctacaaTTGGTCTCACCCAATAAATTTTGCCTATGTTTCCTTCAAAATAAGGTCAAGGTAGTGACCTACACAAGGAGTCCAAAAAAGTGTTGGATGCCTCTCTTGAAGCAATCTTCCAAGCACCACATATGTTGATGCATTTTTAGTAACAACTTGGTCAACATTTTGTACACCCAACTCTAAAGCAACCTCCTCCAACACCAAGGTCAAATTTTCTTCATTATTTATTATGTTGGAGGCATCAATTGAATTCAAAAATACTATCACCATTTAAAACCACTAAAAATTTGAGGAGGGTGTGGTTATTTCTATCCGTCCACTACTATGAAAGAATTTTGCATCCAAACTTCTGCCATTGCTTCTTTTGATCTTCcacaatttgttttacatttccaATAGAATCTTGGAGCAACCGAACACTTAAATCTCTTGGAGAGGATCCCTTGAACCCTTTCCCTATAGCTATCACTGCTATCACCAATTGCTCCCAATATGGACTCCTTGTCGCATTGAATGGAAACTTGTAGTaataccaaaattttgcacatgcctcattttattttttatgcaCCTCCTTGTTCCACCCTCAAGCTCCCAATGATGGTTGTGCTCCTAGTAAGTTTACCAAAAAATCTTTCAACTGAGCTCTAGTTGAGCTAGATGAAGAGGATGGGCTGCATAAATATGGACCTCAACTAGAGCCCCTAATGCCTTGTGTATCCACATTAAATTCTTTTGGCAAATTAGGTGCAATGGCTTCTTGTATGGCTACTTGTGCCTTGGGCCTCTCTACTAGTCCAATCATGCCATATTTCCAAGCAAGATCATGACTTCCAAGGGGTCTATTTCCAACAAGATGACTTCCACTCGTTGGAGATCATTGGGTGAGAAGCATCCAACATGAAGGATTGATCATCCTAGGAAAATGACCTTCCAAACTATAAGATCCAAGGAAACCATTGTAATCGCGTAGAAGTGTAAAGCCATATGATATAAAGGGCTACACAAGAAATAAATCACTTTCTTTATCAAAAATATTATGTAATAGAAAAAAAAGTAAACTTATAGAGGTAAGAGTAACTCAATATCATAATTTATCTCCATTGTGTGCCTAAATTTTTACATGTCACTTTCTTTATaggtggtggtggatgatgattTTCTTTCCTCTTGCAAGGTCATGTTCCTCTATGAGGCATTTTAATTTTttaggtttcatcctttaaaaagaAGGTTGAGGATCACATAGTATCTAGGGCATCACACTCAATTGGGTTTTTTGTTGCTACACTTTAGTAAGTTGTGTAATTAAATTACTTCGCCTCATGTAAACATGGTATTGATCATCGTGT is part of the Cryptomeria japonica chromosome 10, Sugi_1.0, whole genome shotgun sequence genome and harbors:
- the LOC131059885 gene encoding short-chain dehydrogenase reductase 2a-like, with product MACTQRRLEGKVAIITGGASGIGEASVRLFTKHGAKVIIADISDEAGEKLAESLSPSATFIHCDVSKESDVSAAVDSAMQKHGRVDIMFNNAGTADVQKGSVAEYDAKQFENVMNVNAKGVLHGMKHAARVMIPAKKGCIISTASVSAVLGGGMSYAYTASKHAIVGLSKSGAAELGKFGIRVNCVSPSIVATHMAVKLMEENTCSVEGEGRAMVEEWANSVGNLKGVTLKEDDIAQAAMYLASDEAKYVSGLNLVVDGGFTVVG